Proteins co-encoded in one Haladaptatus sp. ZSTT2 genomic window:
- a CDS encoding CAP domain-containing protein: MVNKAVIIILAVIVFTSLAVGGLLGMQLAKNQGGNFDIGGDSTQTQTDDTDQTAQATETPAATQTTAVPETDPDSFNETKVAVLVYEEINAARADQEISELRFKDELTEMALYHSTDMADGEYYAHESPNGETVEDRYRKYELYEQCKILDDSKGYYHRGAESIGKTTAGSYYTVNGEQRINADEQAVAATLVNQWLNTTTDAEYIGLDNARSLGVGVRITADGTVYATATYC, from the coding sequence ATGGTAAACAAAGCCGTTATCATCATTCTGGCGGTTATCGTGTTTACCTCCCTCGCGGTTGGAGGGTTGCTGGGGATGCAACTTGCGAAGAATCAGGGCGGCAATTTTGACATTGGGGGAGACAGCACGCAGACGCAAACGGACGACACAGACCAGACAGCGCAGGCCACCGAAACGCCTGCAGCAACGCAAACCACGGCAGTGCCGGAGACTGACCCCGACTCGTTTAACGAAACGAAGGTCGCGGTGCTCGTCTATGAGGAAATCAACGCAGCGCGGGCAGACCAAGAAATTAGCGAACTTCGCTTCAAAGACGAGTTGACCGAGATGGCGCTGTACCACAGCACGGACATGGCGGACGGCGAGTACTACGCCCACGAATCACCGAATGGCGAGACGGTCGAAGATCGGTACCGCAAATACGAACTCTACGAACAGTGTAAAATCTTAGACGACTCGAAAGGCTACTACCACCGGGGCGCAGAGAGCATCGGGAAAACCACCGCGGGTTCCTACTACACGGTAAACGGCGAACAACGCATCAACGCCGATGAGCAAGCGGTCGCCGCCACACTCGTAAACCAGTGGCTGAACACCACGACGGACGCAGAGTACATCGGCCTCGACAACGCCCGCTCGCTTGGCGTGGGCGTGCGCATCACCGCAGACGGCACCGTGTACGCGACCGCTACCTACTGCTGA
- the btuC gene encoding vitamin B12 ABC transporter permease BtuC: MRQELRLTVWVSGLLVALFCVILVSAAMGPVQIDPLIVAKILLQHTLVVPTGLSLHMNSVPLPLTNAGLPWPGFDLATRPLFSFSVPETSETIVFKLRLPRILLGAIVGVALATAGTVMQGFFRNPMADPSIVGVSSGAALGAVMTIAFPLAIPFGLQLSAFVGALVTAFGVYILATENGRTPVATLLLAGVAVQTFLGAVISYALLQSGDGLREAVFWLMGHLHSSTWESVTTTLPFVVVGVGILFAYTSDLNILLMGEEDAHSLGVEVERTKRILLAVASIVTAAAVAVSGVIGFVGLIVPHVMRLLVGPDHRILLPTSAIAGAVFLVATDTVARAGAAELPVGIVTAALGAPFFLYLLRRREVHRL, from the coding sequence ATGCGTCAAGAGCTTCGTCTCACCGTGTGGGTCTCGGGCCTACTGGTCGCGCTTTTCTGCGTTATTCTCGTGAGCGCCGCCATGGGTCCGGTACAAATCGACCCGCTCATCGTGGCGAAGATTCTCCTCCAACACACGCTCGTCGTTCCAACGGGCCTCTCGCTGCACATGAACTCTGTCCCACTCCCGCTCACCAACGCGGGCCTTCCGTGGCCGGGTTTCGACCTTGCAACACGCCCACTCTTTTCATTTTCAGTCCCTGAAACGAGCGAAACCATCGTGTTCAAACTTCGTTTACCCCGAATTTTGCTCGGGGCAATTGTCGGCGTCGCCCTCGCTACCGCGGGGACAGTGATGCAGGGCTTTTTCCGTAATCCAATGGCCGACCCCTCCATCGTCGGCGTCTCCTCGGGGGCGGCGCTCGGAGCCGTCATGACCATCGCGTTCCCTCTCGCCATCCCCTTTGGCCTCCAACTCTCGGCGTTCGTCGGGGCGCTCGTCACCGCCTTCGGTGTCTACATCCTCGCAACAGAAAACGGTCGAACCCCCGTCGCCACGCTCTTGCTCGCGGGCGTCGCTGTCCAGACGTTTCTCGGTGCGGTCATCTCCTACGCACTGCTCCAGAGCGGTGACGGCCTCAGAGAAGCCGTGTTCTGGCTCATGGGCCATCTCCATTCGAGCACGTGGGAAAGCGTCACCACGACGCTCCCCTTCGTCGTCGTCGGCGTCGGGATTCTGTTCGCCTACACGAGCGACCTGAACATCCTGCTCATGGGCGAGGAGGACGCCCACTCACTCGGCGTCGAAGTCGAGCGGACGAAACGCATCCTCCTCGCCGTTGCGAGCATCGTCACCGCGGCCGCGGTCGCCGTCTCCGGCGTCATCGGCTTCGTCGGCCTCATCGTTCCCCACGTCATGCGCCTGCTCGTCGGCCCCGACCACCGCATCCTGCTGCCGACGAGCGCCATTGCCGGAGCCGTGTTCCTCGTAGCGACCGACACCGTGGCGCGGGCGGGCGCGGCCGAACTGCCGGTGGGCATCGTGACCGCCGCCCTCGGCGCACCCTTTTTCCTCTATCTCCTTCGCCGCCGGGAGGTCCACCGCCTATGA
- a CDS encoding PGF-CTERM-anchored ABC transporter substrate-binding protein, with translation MHKNFVRLVAVFVVVLAGVGPAMAVTPGQTHAMTQESCSFPFTATDATGTDVTVDAEVESVVALQPSAAQTMWEIGAEEKVTGMPVNDYTSDLAGAESRENIVAEDQFTVNVEKVVALDPDFVLAPNIVPDDTVSKLRDAGLTVYKFESAASIEAVYEKTLLTGKLVGACGGAQERVDAMKAQVDTIEQATEDEDKPRVLYLTGGFTAGNGTFIHSLIERAGGQNVAAEAGISGYAQISDEVVAEYDPEFIVVDTGVPEPRIPEKEPYTNTTAVKEGNVVVLEANELNQPAPRIVNPLTQMAKAFHPEAYAAANITETETTAQQTEMTDGTTSGTTTDATATTSTDGPGFGITAALLALVCAALVALRRT, from the coding sequence ATGCACAAAAATTTCGTGCGGCTCGTCGCCGTTTTTGTGGTGGTTCTCGCTGGGGTTGGCCCCGCGATGGCTGTCACACCGGGCCAGACACACGCGATGACACAGGAATCCTGTAGCTTCCCATTCACCGCGACGGATGCGACGGGAACCGACGTCACCGTTGACGCGGAAGTCGAATCGGTCGTCGCGCTCCAACCGAGTGCGGCCCAGACGATGTGGGAAATCGGTGCCGAAGAAAAAGTGACGGGAATGCCCGTGAACGACTACACGAGCGACCTTGCGGGCGCAGAGTCCCGAGAGAACATCGTCGCGGAAGACCAGTTCACCGTGAACGTAGAGAAGGTTGTCGCGCTCGACCCTGACTTCGTTCTCGCGCCGAACATCGTCCCCGACGACACCGTGAGCAAACTCCGTGACGCGGGCCTCACCGTCTACAAATTCGAGTCAGCCGCCTCCATTGAGGCGGTGTACGAAAAGACGCTCCTGACCGGCAAGCTCGTCGGTGCCTGTGGCGGCGCACAGGAGCGCGTTGACGCGATGAAAGCCCAAGTGGATACGATTGAGCAAGCCACGGAAGACGAGGACAAACCGCGCGTCCTCTACCTGACCGGTGGCTTCACCGCCGGGAACGGAACGTTCATCCACTCGCTCATCGAGCGCGCGGGTGGCCAGAACGTCGCCGCTGAGGCAGGCATTTCGGGCTACGCGCAGATTTCAGACGAGGTCGTCGCGGAGTACGACCCCGAGTTTATCGTCGTGGACACGGGCGTGCCAGAGCCGCGAATCCCAGAAAAAGAACCGTACACGAACACGACGGCCGTCAAAGAGGGCAACGTCGTGGTGCTTGAGGCGAACGAACTCAACCAGCCTGCACCACGCATCGTGAACCCACTCACGCAGATGGCGAAGGCGTTCCACCCCGAAGCCTACGCAGCAGCGAACATCACCGAGACGGAAACTACTGCACAGCAGACGGAAATGACCGATGGCACAACGTCTGGAACAACGACGGACGCGACGGCCACGACCAGCACCGACGGACCGGGCTTCGGCATCACTGCCGCGCTCCTCGCGCTCGTCTGTGCCGCGCTGGTCGCGCTGCGTCGAACCTAA
- a CDS encoding heme ABC transporter ATP-binding protein, which yields MISLDDISVSYGNVSVLDSISASVEDGTFVGLIGPNGAGKTTLLRVLNGAIEPDAGTVSIDDQSIRGLSAKAVSQLVATVPQDTSVAFPFPVREVVAMGRNPYKTRFDRRTEEDTTAVSRALSRTQTTEFADRTVDELSGGERQRVILARALAQETPVLLLDEPTASLDINHQVRTLELVSGLVEEGKTAVAAIHDLNLAAHYCDELLLLSDGQVLAAGPPEDVLTEDALAAAFDTRAVVARHPVTHSVYVTALPEMGTEQDAHVHVIGGGGTSSRLQYLLSAAGYKVTVGALNEGDSDLETARLLGLEAVVEEPFAPLSADTVAAARTLIHEADVTVFADVEIGIGNRAILDLAGEATRLLIVEERPFEARNYAGSEAGMAYRDLCSQGTVIDPGDVLRAVDTLTATTSTSLEP from the coding sequence ATGATTTCGCTCGACGACATCTCCGTTTCCTACGGCAACGTCTCGGTACTCGATTCGATTTCTGCGAGCGTCGAGGACGGAACCTTCGTCGGCCTCATCGGGCCAAATGGCGCGGGTAAGACCACGCTTCTCCGCGTCCTCAACGGCGCAATCGAGCCGGATGCCGGCACCGTCTCAATCGACGACCAGTCAATTCGCGGGCTCTCTGCGAAAGCCGTCAGCCAACTCGTGGCGACCGTCCCACAGGACACCTCCGTCGCGTTTCCGTTCCCAGTCCGCGAGGTGGTGGCGATGGGCCGAAACCCGTACAAAACGCGCTTCGACCGGCGAACCGAAGAGGACACGACGGCGGTGTCGCGCGCGCTTTCTCGCACCCAGACCACCGAGTTCGCAGACCGAACCGTCGATGAACTCTCGGGGGGCGAACGCCAGCGCGTCATCCTTGCCCGCGCACTCGCCCAAGAGACGCCCGTGCTCTTGCTCGACGAGCCAACCGCGAGCCTCGACATCAACCACCAGGTCAGAACGCTCGAACTCGTCTCGGGGCTGGTCGAAGAAGGGAAAACGGCAGTCGCCGCGATTCACGACCTCAATCTCGCCGCCCACTACTGCGACGAACTCTTGTTGCTCAGCGACGGGCAGGTGCTCGCCGCAGGACCACCGGAGGACGTGCTCACCGAAGACGCCCTCGCGGCAGCGTTCGACACCCGCGCAGTCGTCGCCCGCCACCCAGTGACCCACTCCGTCTACGTCACGGCACTTCCCGAGATGGGCACCGAACAGGACGCGCACGTTCACGTCATCGGCGGCGGCGGAACGAGTTCTCGGCTTCAGTATCTGCTCTCTGCGGCGGGCTACAAAGTGACCGTTGGCGCGCTCAACGAAGGCGATTCAGACCTCGAAACCGCTCGACTGCTCGGTCTCGAAGCCGTGGTCGAAGAGCCGTTCGCGCCGCTCTCTGCGGACACGGTCGCTGCTGCGAGAACACTCATCCACGAGGCTGACGTGACGGTGTTCGCGGACGTCGAAATCGGCATCGGGAATCGCGCAATCCTCGACCTTGCCGGCGAAGCAACCCGCCTGCTGATAGTCGAAGAGCGGCCGTTCGAGGCACGAAACTACGCGGGCAGTGAGGCGGGCATGGCGTACCGAGACCTCTGTTCGCAGGGCACCGTTATCGACCCGGGTGACGTGCTGCGGGCTGTGGACACGCTCACTGCCACGACATCCACCAGTCTTGAACCATGA